From the genome of Amycolatopsis sp. NBC_01488, one region includes:
- a CDS encoding DNA polymerase III subunit beta encodes MDVTAPAHRLSAAVSAASRLLPARAGLRLRASAAGLTVAGSDPDLAVRFDCPATTHADGSVTVPGAPLAETLKMLDTDLVRLVVEGSRLALRLDNARFALPLLSAEAGPPVPDPPQVSEVDGMAFASALRIVAGTASKDDPLPLFTGVRVQAADRLTLTASDRYRMAVARLPLRTPGALDVLVPATLLTEAARQAKGIVGLHAGPGRFALSWQGGLVGTAVLDAGFLSEDSIPSAAIDTTVSLNADTLAAAVRRVGVYAEDRRVLTLEVGDAQVRLASARQDTGEAEETLKADVSGGRTSPSFQARYLLDALQAFAGERVVLSIQPGMRACILRAEEPGEVQLTYYLMPMLAR; translated from the coding sequence ATGGACGTCACCGCGCCTGCTCACCGCCTCTCGGCGGCCGTCTCCGCTGCTTCGCGGCTGTTGCCCGCCCGCGCCGGGCTGCGGTTGCGGGCGAGCGCGGCCGGACTGACGGTCGCCGGGAGCGACCCGGACCTCGCCGTCCGGTTCGACTGCCCGGCGACCACCCACGCCGACGGCTCGGTCACCGTCCCCGGTGCACCGCTCGCCGAGACGTTGAAGATGCTCGACACCGACCTCGTGCGCCTGGTCGTCGAAGGCAGCCGCCTGGCCCTGCGGCTGGACAACGCCCGGTTCGCGCTCCCCCTCTTGTCCGCTGAGGCCGGCCCGCCGGTGCCCGATCCACCGCAAGTGTCCGAAGTGGACGGAATGGCGTTCGCATCGGCGCTGCGGATCGTCGCGGGAACGGCGTCGAAGGACGACCCACTGCCGCTGTTCACCGGCGTCCGCGTGCAGGCAGCGGATCGCCTGACGCTGACGGCGTCCGACCGCTACCGGATGGCGGTGGCCCGGCTGCCCCTGCGCACGCCGGGCGCACTGGACGTGCTGGTCCCGGCGACCTTGCTGACCGAGGCGGCCCGCCAGGCGAAGGGCATCGTCGGCCTCCACGCGGGCCCGGGCCGCTTCGCCCTGAGCTGGCAGGGCGGCCTGGTCGGCACGGCGGTCCTCGACGCGGGCTTCCTGTCGGAGGACTCGATCCCCTCAGCCGCGATCGACACAACGGTGTCCCTGAACGCGGACACCCTGGCGGCAGCGGTCCGCCGCGTCGGGGTGTACGCCGAGGATCGCCGCGTTTTGACCTTGGAGGTTGGCGACGCGCAGGTCCGCCTGGCGAGCGCGCGCCAGGACACGGGCGAAGCGGAGGAGACGTTGAAGGCGGACGTCAGCGGTGGCCGGACGTCGCCCTCGTTCCAGGCGAGGTACCTGCTGGACGCGCTGCAGGCGTTCGCGGGTGAGCGCGTGGTGCTGTCGATCCAGCCGGGGATGCGGGCGTGCATCCTGCGGGCCGAGGAGCCCGGGGAGGTGCAGCTGACGTACTACCTGATGCCGATGCTGGCTCGCTGA
- a CDS encoding NUDIX hydrolase — protein sequence MEQPTEFVFDIPVGAGVATRANADGPPAVPKDAATVILVRDGADGVEIFLQHRVKGMPFAGGMTVFPGGGVDQRDADASIAWAGPEPSWWASRFGCDEALARALTCAAVRETFEESGVLLAGSADAVLTDVAPYAAARQALETREVSLAGFLADAGLTLRADLLRPWAHWITPEAEPRRYDTRFYVAKLPEGQDADGATSEASSSGWQRPEDAIADAREGRRMLMPPTWLTLSELAEFATADDVLAAQREIVRIAPTLIRENGHVRVVLEQR from the coding sequence GTGGAGCAGCCAACGGAGTTTGTCTTCGACATCCCCGTCGGCGCCGGGGTAGCCACCCGCGCCAACGCCGACGGGCCGCCCGCCGTCCCCAAGGACGCGGCCACCGTGATCCTGGTCCGGGACGGCGCCGACGGCGTCGAGATCTTCCTGCAGCACCGGGTCAAGGGCATGCCGTTCGCCGGCGGCATGACGGTCTTCCCGGGCGGCGGGGTCGACCAGCGCGACGCCGACGCGTCGATCGCGTGGGCCGGCCCGGAGCCGTCGTGGTGGGCTTCGCGGTTCGGCTGTGACGAAGCCCTCGCCCGGGCGCTGACCTGCGCGGCGGTGCGCGAAACGTTCGAGGAGTCCGGCGTGCTGCTCGCCGGCAGCGCGGACGCGGTGCTCACCGACGTCGCGCCGTACGCCGCTGCCCGCCAAGCCCTCGAGACGCGGGAGGTCTCGCTCGCCGGGTTCCTCGCCGACGCCGGGCTGACGCTGCGCGCCGACCTGCTGCGGCCGTGGGCGCACTGGATCACGCCCGAGGCGGAGCCGCGCCGGTACGACACCCGGTTCTACGTCGCGAAGCTGCCCGAGGGCCAGGACGCCGACGGCGCGACGTCGGAGGCGTCGAGCTCCGGCTGGCAGCGCCCCGAGGACGCGATCGCCGACGCGCGCGAGGGCCGCCGCATGCTGATGCCGCCCACCTGGCTGACGCTGAGCGAGCTGGCCGAGTTCGCCACCGCGGACGACGTCCTGGCCGCGCAGCGCGAGATCGTCCGGATCGCGCCGACGCTGATCCGCGAGAACGGCCACGTCCGAGTCGTGCTGGAGCAGCGATGA
- a CDS encoding carboxylesterase family protein has protein sequence MIVETTTGRVRGKDGTFRGIPYATAKRFEAPQPPMPWTGVRDALEAGPAAPQPASRLEHALGPMPLPQSEDCLTLNVFTPSTSGSRPVLVWIHGGGFSSGSGGQVWYTGARLAREADAVVVTLNYRLGALGFLALDGVPPNLGIADQLAALEWVRDNIAAFGGNPAEVTLGGQSAGAQSTLALWSSPRAEGLVRRIALQSAPLGMRPSTWEDANQNALLLKEELGEDLRTAPTKRLLEAQLRVAAKTAKPGSLEPPFQLVADDDLVAADLVEAAPEGPALISWTREELRAFVPDAPQEVVDEANRFFTSDRLATKLDAFTYRFDWQAPGNRFGACHCIDIPFLFGTHDVWDAPMLEGAPKGLEEEPGLREAWAAFLHGKRPETISLPTRP, from the coding sequence ATGATCGTCGAAACCACCACCGGCCGGGTGCGCGGGAAAGACGGCACCTTCCGAGGAATCCCATACGCCACAGCGAAACGCTTCGAAGCGCCGCAACCGCCGATGCCGTGGACCGGTGTCCGGGACGCCCTCGAAGCGGGCCCCGCCGCGCCGCAACCGGCGTCGCGGCTGGAACACGCCCTCGGGCCCATGCCCCTGCCGCAGAGCGAGGACTGCCTGACGCTCAACGTCTTCACGCCGTCGACCTCCGGGAGCCGTCCGGTGCTGGTGTGGATTCACGGCGGCGGGTTCTCCAGCGGCTCCGGCGGCCAGGTCTGGTACACCGGCGCGCGCCTCGCTCGTGAGGCGGACGCCGTCGTCGTGACGCTCAACTACCGGCTCGGCGCCCTCGGCTTCCTCGCCTTGGACGGCGTACCGCCCAACCTCGGGATCGCCGACCAGCTCGCCGCCCTCGAATGGGTCCGCGACAACATCGCCGCGTTCGGCGGGAACCCGGCCGAAGTCACCCTTGGCGGGCAGTCGGCGGGGGCGCAGTCGACGCTCGCCCTGTGGTCGTCGCCGCGCGCCGAAGGCCTCGTCCGGCGGATCGCCCTGCAGAGCGCTCCGCTCGGCATGCGACCGTCCACATGGGAGGATGCCAACCAGAACGCCTTGCTGCTAAAGGAAGAACTCGGCGAAGACCTCCGCACAGCGCCGACGAAGCGGCTTCTCGAAGCCCAGCTGAGGGTCGCGGCCAAGACCGCGAAGCCCGGCTCACTGGAACCGCCGTTCCAGCTGGTCGCCGACGACGACCTCGTCGCGGCGGACCTCGTCGAGGCCGCGCCGGAAGGCCCCGCGCTGATCAGCTGGACGCGGGAAGAGCTACGCGCCTTCGTTCCCGACGCGCCGCAAGAAGTGGTCGACGAAGCGAACAGATTCTTCACCAGCGACAGGCTGGCCACGAAACTCGACGCCTTCACCTACCGCTTCGACTGGCAGGCCCCGGGCAACCGGTTCGGAGCCTGCCACTGCATCGACATCCCGTTCCTCTTCGGCACCCACGACGTCTGGGACGCGCCCATGCTCGAAGGCGCCCCGAAGGGCCTCGAAGAGGAACCAGGGCTGCGCGAAGCGTGGGCCGCCTTCCTCCACGGAAAGCGGCCGGAGACGATCAGCCTGCCGACGCGGCCTTGA
- a CDS encoding MBL fold metallo-hydrolase → MTAPAYGVLRQVSETASVLLENNPSSMTLEGTNSWVLRATPSSPAVVVDPGYRDLEHLELLAAVGQVELVVLTHFHPDHAEGAPWFAERVGAPVRAFDPALCIDAPSFVDSDVISAGGLSIRVLHTPGHTDDSVSLVLDGQVLTGDTILGRGTTVLHDLGDYLRSLRKLIELPAGTLGLPGHGPELPDLPATAREYLAHREQRLDQVRSALKTLGAEATPRQVVEVVYADVDRALWAPAELSVQAQLDYLRSEEQG, encoded by the coding sequence ATGACCGCCCCCGCGTACGGCGTGCTGCGCCAGGTCTCCGAGACGGCGTCGGTGCTGCTGGAGAACAACCCGTCGTCGATGACGCTTGAAGGCACCAACAGCTGGGTGCTGCGGGCGACGCCTTCGAGCCCGGCCGTGGTCGTCGATCCGGGCTACCGCGACCTCGAGCACCTCGAACTGCTCGCCGCGGTCGGGCAGGTCGAGCTGGTGGTTCTCACGCACTTCCATCCCGACCACGCCGAGGGCGCGCCCTGGTTCGCCGAGCGCGTCGGCGCGCCGGTGCGGGCCTTCGACCCCGCGCTGTGCATCGACGCTCCGTCCTTTGTGGACAGCGACGTCATCTCGGCGGGCGGCCTTTCTATCCGCGTCTTGCACACGCCCGGGCACACCGACGATTCGGTGTCGCTGGTGCTCGACGGCCAGGTGCTGACCGGCGACACCATCCTCGGCCGCGGCACCACGGTGCTGCACGACCTCGGCGACTACCTGCGCTCGCTGCGGAAGCTGATCGAGCTGCCCGCGGGCACGCTCGGGCTGCCCGGCCACGGTCCAGAGCTCCCCGATCTGCCCGCGACCGCCCGCGAGTACCTTGCCCATCGGGAACAGCGGCTCGACCAGGTGCGTTCGGCTCTGAAGACGCTCGGTGCGGAGGCCACCCCGCGCCAGGTCGTCGAGGTCGTGTACGCCGACGTCGACCGGGCGCTGTGGGCGCCGGCCGAGCTGAGCGTGCAGGCGCAGCTGGACTACTTGCGGTCGGAGGAACAGGGATGA
- a CDS encoding DUF4177 domain-containing protein — translation MSATKWEYATVPLLIHATKQILDQWGEDGWELVTVLPNPTGEQHVAYLKRPKG, via the coding sequence ATGAGCGCCACCAAGTGGGAGTACGCGACCGTCCCTCTGCTGATCCACGCCACGAAGCAGATCCTCGACCAGTGGGGCGAGGACGGCTGGGAACTGGTCACCGTGCTGCCGAACCCGACGGGCGAGCAGCACGTCGCGTACCTCAAGCGTCCGAAGGGCTGA
- a CDS encoding ArsA-related P-loop ATPase, translated as MTTPHAGWTDELARARLHFVTGKGGTGKTTLAAALGLALAREGRRVLLIEVEGRQGIAQLFDTEPLPYAEQRIASVPGGGELRALHIDVEAALLEYFEMFYNLGFAGRTLRRMGAIEFATTLAPGLRDVLLTGKIKECVGRTESDGRHTYDAVVVDSPPTGRVVKFLDVTKALTDLAKTGPIRGQADGVVRLLHSGETAIHLATLLEEMPVRETVEAVAELDGADLRPGAVLVNRVRPPRLPARSVTAAADGRVDASRVRTGLASAGLKLPEGTLDALVEETVEHAVRVAAEQRARDQLAEADLPTLELPDLTDGVDVAALYDLAEALTEQGVRL; from the coding sequence GTGACCACTCCCCATGCCGGCTGGACCGACGAGCTTGCCCGCGCCCGGCTGCACTTCGTCACCGGCAAGGGCGGGACCGGCAAGACGACGCTCGCCGCGGCGCTCGGGCTCGCGCTCGCCCGCGAAGGCCGGCGCGTGCTGCTCATCGAAGTCGAGGGCCGCCAGGGCATCGCCCAGCTCTTCGACACCGAGCCGCTGCCCTACGCCGAGCAGCGCATCGCGTCCGTTCCCGGCGGGGGCGAGCTGCGCGCGCTGCACATCGACGTCGAAGCCGCGCTGCTCGAGTACTTCGAGATGTTCTACAACCTCGGCTTCGCCGGCCGGACGCTGCGGCGGATGGGCGCGATCGAGTTCGCGACCACCCTCGCGCCCGGGCTCCGCGACGTCCTGCTCACCGGGAAGATCAAGGAGTGCGTCGGCCGCACCGAGTCCGACGGGCGGCACACCTACGACGCCGTCGTCGTCGACTCGCCGCCGACCGGCCGGGTCGTCAAGTTCCTCGACGTCACCAAGGCACTGACCGACCTCGCGAAGACCGGCCCGATCCGCGGCCAGGCCGACGGCGTCGTGCGGCTGCTGCACTCCGGCGAGACCGCCATCCACCTGGCCACGCTGCTGGAGGAGATGCCGGTCCGCGAGACCGTCGAGGCCGTGGCCGAGCTGGACGGCGCCGACCTGCGCCCGGGCGCGGTACTGGTCAACCGGGTCCGGCCGCCGCGGCTGCCCGCCCGGTCGGTCACCGCGGCCGCGGACGGCCGCGTCGACGCCTCCCGCGTCCGCACCGGGCTCGCGTCGGCCGGGCTGAAGCTGCCGGAAGGCACGCTGGACGCGCTGGTCGAGGAGACCGTCGAGCACGCCGTGCGGGTCGCGGCCGAGCAGCGGGCGCGCGACCAGCTCGCCGAGGCCGACCTGCCGACGCTCGAGCTGCCGGACCTGACCGACGGCGTCGACGTCGCGGCCCTCTACGACCTGGCCGAAGCGCTGACCGAGCAGGGGGTGCGGTTGTGA
- a CDS encoding RidA family protein, with translation MSWSERLKELGIELPGVAAPLAAYVPAVQSGKHVYTSGQLPFVDGVLAATGKVGAEISPEEAKGHARTSALNALAAVHALVGIDNVARIVKVVGFVASAEGFTGQPAVVNGASELLGEVFGDAGIHARSAVGVAELPIGSPVEVELIVEVQ, from the coding sequence GTGAGCTGGAGCGAACGGCTGAAGGAACTCGGCATCGAGCTGCCCGGCGTGGCCGCTCCGCTGGCCGCTTACGTGCCCGCCGTGCAGAGCGGCAAGCACGTCTACACCTCCGGCCAGCTGCCCTTCGTCGACGGCGTGCTCGCCGCGACCGGCAAGGTCGGCGCGGAGATCAGCCCCGAAGAGGCGAAGGGCCACGCCCGCACGTCGGCGCTCAACGCGCTCGCGGCCGTGCACGCGCTGGTCGGCATTGACAACGTCGCGCGGATCGTCAAGGTTGTCGGCTTCGTGGCTTCCGCGGAGGGCTTCACCGGCCAGCCCGCGGTCGTCAACGGCGCGTCCGAGCTCCTCGGCGAGGTCTTCGGCGACGCGGGCATCCACGCCCGGTCGGCCGTCGGCGTCGCGGAGCTGCCCATCGGCTCGCCGGTGGAGGTCGAACTCATCGTGGAGGTGCAGTGA
- a CDS encoding glutaredoxin domain-containing protein, which translates to MSNVEVEFYWRPGCGFCAALDRPMSRSGFNVRKINIWEDPSGAARVREVANGNETVPTVIVGSTAMVNPSFAEVEAAVKAASAG; encoded by the coding sequence ATGAGCAACGTCGAGGTCGAGTTCTACTGGCGGCCGGGGTGCGGGTTCTGCGCCGCGCTGGACCGGCCGATGTCGAGGAGCGGCTTCAACGTCCGGAAGATCAACATCTGGGAGGACCCGTCCGGGGCCGCGCGCGTGCGCGAGGTCGCGAACGGGAACGAGACGGTCCCGACCGTGATCGTCGGGTCGACCGCCATGGTCAACCCCTCCTTCGCCGAGGTCGAGGCCGCGGTCAAGGCCGCGTCGGCAGGCTGA